Proteins co-encoded in one Acyrthosiphon pisum isolate AL4f unplaced genomic scaffold, pea_aphid_22Mar2018_4r6ur Scaffold_32;HRSCAF=206, whole genome shotgun sequence genomic window:
- the LOC115035009 gene encoding zinc finger MYM-type protein 1-like — MEPNSISAEFTLTSSSLAFFIRPASNESVEIKLAFLKSHPIQPLVLSNDKLPFDPQKMYYQTLSDSQKVQRKWLSYCSYSKRIFCTTCMTFCPRRENISNLVTGLEVLNSKNVYGTVKKHEQSKTHGEAVSALLQANLNKNIESCININLREIHSKEVEFNRLVIKRLIDIIMFIGRQGLDFRGKDEAAYSLEDRTINHGNFLELVLLIKDYDVVLNMHVKNCIELSKKRKAGGKKNNNTLSQTRGRGSLVTFLSKTFINKIVLVIGNLLREKIVNELKEAQSFRTLIRLPLYTPSSKILAFSC, encoded by the coding sequence ATGGAGCCAAATTCAATATCAGCTGAATTTACATTAACTTCTAGTAGCTTAGCATTTTTTATTAGACCCGCTAGTAATGAATCAGTAGAAATCAAATTAGCTTTTTTAAAAAGTCATCCCATTCAACCTCTTGTTTTAAGTAATGATAAACTTCCATTTGAtcctcaaaaaatgtattatcagaCTTTAAGTGATTCTCAAAAAGTTCAGCGCAAATGGTTATCTTATTGTTCTTAtagtaaaagaatattttgtactACATGTATGACATTTTGTCCACGACGTGAAAATATTAGCAATTTAGTAACTGGATTAGAAGTCTTAAATTCGAAAAATGTTTATGGTACAGTTAAAAAACATGAACAATCAAAAACACACGGTGAAGCAGTTTCTGCTTTACTACAAGCtaacttaaacaaaaatattgagagttgtattaatattaatttaagggAAATTCATTCCAAAGAAGTAGAATTTAACCGTTTGGTCATTAAAAGgctcattgatataataatgtttattggtAGGCAAGGATTAGATTTTCGTGGTAAAGATGAAGCAGCTTATAGCTTAGAGGATAGGACTATTAATCATGGAAATTTTTTGGAACTAGTATTGCTTATTAAAGATTATGATGTTGTATTGAATAtgcatgttaaaaattgtattgagttAAGTAAAAAACGTAAAGCtggaggtaaaaaaaataataatactctttCTCAGACCCGTGGTAGAGGATCTTTAGTAACATTtctatcaaaaacatttataaataaaattgttttagttattggtaatttattacGAGAGAAAATAGTAAATGAATTAAAAGAAGCCCaaagtttta
- the LOC107882614 gene encoding uncharacterized protein LOC107882614 translates to MFEFFLATRNCNPGILHEVIDYFKQKLKSETSNFLHVKDVALIYDAMSIREGFWPDKSGKVYGYCDLGGIAQTDNEELAKGALSQLVLAVISVLYEAGGITVRSLTSDGTTTNLKTYELLGCSLDHTNIPSSIPHPDEPFINIHCIVDPCHLMKIFRNCMADLSLSHSGRIISFDYVKKLHEIQQIENLKFANKLSSLHIFYKNKKNSVPLAVQVLSSNVADALQFLQSYNNDFKNSTATIEFI, encoded by the exons atgtttgaattttttttagctaCTAGAAATTGCAACCCTGGTATTTTACATGAAGTAATTGATTACTTTAAACAAAAACTAAAGTCTGAGACATCTAATTTTTTGCATGTAAAAGATGTTGCTTTGATTTATGATGCCATGTCAATTAGAGAGGGATTTTGGCCTGATAAAAGTGGAAAAGTGTATGGATATTGTGATCTTGGTGGCATTGCACAAACGGACAATGAAGAATTAGCAAAAGGAGCGcta AGCCAATTAGTACTTGCTGTCATCTCAGTTCTGTATGAAGCTGGAGGAATTACTGTTCGATCTCTGACAAGTGATGGAACAACCACAAATTTAAAGACGTATGAACTTTTAGGTTGTAGCTTAGATCATACAAATATTCCATCTTCTATTCCTCATCCAGATGaaccttttataaatattcattgtatTGTTGATCCTTGCCATCTTAtgaaaatttttagaaattgtatGGCTGATTTAAGTTTATCTCACTCAGGCCGTATAATATCATTTGATTATGTAAAAAAGCTTCATGAAATTCagcaaattgaaaatttgaagtTTGCTAATAAACTAAGttcattacatatattttataaaaacaaaaaaaatagtgttcCTTTAGCAGTCCAGGTTTTGAGCAGCAACGTAGCTGATGCATTACAATTCttacaatcatataataatgattttaaaaattctactGCTACTATTGAGTTTATTTGA